Within the Halarcobacter mediterraneus genome, the region ATATGTATACATATCTTCTCCAAAGATTACAGTTTTTTCCCCTTGTAAAATAATACAAAGTGATGGTTCATACATAATTGCATGAAACTCTGTTGTTTTATTTGCAAAATAAAAATCTAAATTTGGGATTTCGCTTTGTATTTCAGCATTAGTATCTGATAAAGAATATTTCTTATTTATAAATTCAAGTAAATCTTTTTGAAATTCTTGTATTGTACTTTCCATTGTTTCCTCGAGTAAAATAGCTAATTGATTTATTATATTTAATATTTTTGTAATTCAATATAAATATTCTCTATTAGTATTGCTTAATTCTACAAGGAACTTGAAATAATTTTTCTAAATTTAGAGAATTAGGCAATTTATTTATAAAATTGTTCTATTGAATATCTTATTTTTCTTTTATAATAAACTGTAAGTCAATTAAATATTTAAATGGAGATAAAATGAAAAATATTATAATAAATAGTAAACAATTTGACATTAGTAATATTCCTGAAGATACACCATTATTATGGGCTATGAGAGATTACTTAAATCTTACAGGAACAAAGTTTGGCTGTGGTGTTTCTATGTGTGGAGCCTGTACTATTTTACTTGAAGGAAAGGCTATAAGAAGTTGCCAGACTCCATTAAGTGAAGTTATTGGAAAGAGTGTTATAACTATTGAGAATAAAGAAGATAAAGAGGTAAATACTCTTAGAAAATATTGGAAAGAAGAAGATGTTGCTCAATGTGGATACTGTCAACCCGGTCAAATCATGAATGCAGCTGGACTTTTAAAATCAAATACTAAACCAACTGAAAATCAAATAATAGAAGCGATGAATGGAAATGTTTGTAGATGTGGTACATATAATAAAATAAAAACAGCTATTTACAATGCTTCAAAGGAGATATAAAATGGGTGTAAATAGAAGAGAATTTATCAAAGGAACTACAGCTTTAGGTACTGCTTTTATAGTAGGTTTTCATCTTCAAACAAAAGGTATGGCAGCCAAATTAGAAAAAAATGACCCCTTGGAACCAAATGCTTTTATTAAAATAGATAAAGATAATACTATCACTTTTATTTTAGGTCAAGTTGAAATGGGACAAGGTACATACTCAACTATTGCAATGTGTATAGCTGATGAGTTAGATGCTCATTGGGAAAATATTATTTTTGAGCCTGCGCCAGTAAAAGAAGTATATAATATGCCAGGAATGGGGATGATGCTAACTGGTGGTTCATATAGTATTAGAAATCAACAAAATAGAGTAAGAAAAGTTGGTGCAACATTAAGATATATGCTAAAACAAGCAGCAGCTAAAAAATGGCAAGTAAGAGTTTATGATATTGATACAAAAGATTCTTATGTTATAAATAAAAGAACAAAAGAAAAATTAACTTATGGTTCTTTAATTGAAGATATAAAAAATATGAAATTACCAAATGATATTGCACTTAAAAAAGAGAGTGAATATACTCTTATTGGTAAACCAATGAAAAGACACCCTATAGAAGTAGAAGAAAAACTTACGGGAAAAGGTATCTTTGGAATAGATGTTAGGCTTCCTAATATGAAGTATGCTTCACTTATATTTCCAAAAGTTTATGGTGCAAAAATAAAAAGTTTTGATGCTAGTCAAGCAGAAAAACTAGATGGTATAGTAAAAATAAAACAACTTCCTAATAATAAAATAGCAGTTATAGCAAATCATTGGTGGCAAGCTAAAAATGCTAGAGATCTAGTAAAAGTACAATGGGATAATGGTGAGTTTGAGAAAGTCAGTACGGCTAATCTTATAAAAGAGTATAAAGAGTATTTTGATACAGATATTCCAGTAATGAGAAAAGATGGAGATACGAATAATGCTTTTAAAACAGCTCATAAAATAGTTGAAGCTGAGTATAGTTTTCCCTTTTTAGCCCATGCTCCAATGGAGCCTTTAAATTGTACTATCTCTCATACTGGTGATAGTGCATATATGTCAGTGGGTGGACAACTTCAAACTCTTTATAGAGGTACAGCTGCTAAGATTTTAGGTATTGAAGCAGATAGTATTGAATATTATACAAATTATTTAGGTGGAAGTTTTGGTAGACGTTCAACTCCTAATAGTGACTTTATTATAGATGCTGCTTTCGTGTCTAAAGATGAGGGCTATCCTATTATGACTTTATATAGTAGAGAAGATGAAATACAATCTGGTGGAAGTTATAGACCTATGACTTTAGCAAATGCAAAATTATCAATTGATGAGAAGGGAAATATTACAGCACTTAAAACAAACCTTGTAAATCAGTCTCTTACAAGAGGAACACCTTTTGAAGCATTTATGTTAAAAGATGGTGTTGATGCTTTACAAAGGGAAGGATTAGATGACCATCCTTACACAGTAGCTAGTCATGATATGAAGTCGTTTTGTCCTCAATCTCCTGTAACTGTTGATTGGCTTCGTTCTGTAGGGCATACTGTTTCAGCTCCAATTATAGAAAATATTATGGATGAAGCAGCTTTTGCAGCAGATATTGACCCACTTGATTTTAGAGTAAAAAATATTAAAAATCCTAGATTTATAAAACTTTTAAAAAATGTAGCTAAACAATCAGATTGGTATAACAGAAAAAAAGGTAGTGGTTATGGAGTTGCAATTGCAGAATCTTTTGGAAGTATTGTAGCTTTTGTTATTAAAGTTAATGTAAAAGATAAGGATTATAAAGTAGAAAAAGTATGGGGTGCAGTAGATTGTGGATTTGCATTTAATCCATATAATGTAGAAAATCAAATGATAAGTGCTATAAATTTTACTATAGGACTTACAAAATATAGTGAAATTACTATTACAAGTGGTAAGGTTGATCAAAGTAACTTTTACGACTATATAGTTTCAAGACAAGAAGATGCTCCAAGCTTAATAGATATAGATATTATAAATTCAGAGGAAAAAATAGGAGGTATTGGAGAACCAGGAGTTCCTCCAATGTTTGCAGCTATTATAAATGCATTATATGATGCAACAGGAAAAAGATATACAGATTTTCCTATTAAAATAGGATAATTTAATGTTTACAAATAAAGAGGTTTTAAAATTTGTAAATAGTAGTATTGAAAAAAAATTAGATATTGTAGTGACAAGTGTTATAAAAACACTTGGCTCTACATATACAAAAGCAGGAAATCTTTTAGTTATAAATTCAAATGGTCAGTTTGTAGGTGTATTAGGTAGTTCATATCTTCATAATAAAATTTTTGAATCTTCAAAAGAAGCTTTAAAAACAAAGCAGATACAAATTTTTAAGTCAATACCACAAGATGAATCATCAGGACATGGTGAAAGTGAATTTCTAGTACAGCCATTTTTTTATAGTGAAAAATACGGAGCTTTAGGTATAGCTTTAAAGAATTTTGGAAAAACACTTGTAAGAGATATAAAAGATGCTAGTTATAAAATACTTGATGAGGTACAAGAAACAAAACTAGAAGCTGGGAAGTTTTATCAAACTATAAAAGCCCCTTATTCAGTCTTGATTTTTGGCTTAGCTGCCCATGTAATACCTATGATTTCAATGGCAAACCTTATGGGATGGAAAACTACAGTAGTTGATTTAAGGATAAAAAAATCATATAAAAATAAAGCAGATAAATTTATAGAATTAGAGACTCTTGAAGATATATTAAAGATAGATCTGGATTCATATGATGCTTCAGTTATTTTAAGTCATAATCCAAAAACTGATGATACTTATTTGAAAGCTTTACTTGATTCTAACATTAGCTATATAGGTATGATGGGAAATAAACAAAATATGAAAAGGATAACAAAACTTTTTAATTTAGAAGATGATGATAGATTTTATGCTCCTGTTGGTTTAGATATTGGAAGTAATACTTCCCAAGCAATAGCTTTATCAATTTGTGCTCAAATAGAAGCAAAAAAAAATGAAAAACTCTAATGATTTAGCAGTTATTATCTTAGCTGCTGGAATGTCAAAAAGATTAGGTTCTTGTAAACAATTATTAAATTATGAAGGTAAGACTTTATTAAAAAGAGCTGTCAAAAAAGCACTTAAGCTTTCAGATGATGTATTTGTTGTTTTAGGATATGAAAAAGATAAATGTGAAAAAGAATTAAAAGCCTTTAATATAACAACTATTTTTAATGAAAACTATGAAAAAGGTATGGGAACATCTATTTCTTGTGGAATACAACATACACAAAATTTTAAAAATACAATGATTCTTTTATGTGATCAACCTTTTATCCCTCTTTCTCATTTAAAAACTCTTAGTAAAGAAATAGATAATAAAAGTATTATTACATCTTTGTATAGTAATAATTTAAAGAAGTCTGTTCCTGCAATTTTTCCAAATATCTTTTATAATTCTTTATTAAAACTTGATGGAGATTTTGGTGCAAAGTATTTGTTAAAAGATGAAAATACAATAGATATTAAACTAGAAAAAGAGTTTACAATAGATATTGATACTAAAGAAGATAAAAAACTTTTTCTAAAGTAATAGTTTTATCAGATTTTTTACCTTGATAAGGATATTCCAAAGTTTATCCTTGTAATATCTTTGTCATAATCAATTAAACTATCTCCATATCCATTGGAAATTTGAATATGCCCAAAGGTATTTTTTGAACCAAAAAATGGAAAAGTCCAATCAAATTGTACAAAACCTCTATTATCTTTTGATTTTAGATTATTTCTAAGCATAAGTTTAAAATTATTTTCTTTATATGGATACATGAAAGTTAAGTCTCCATATCCTAAGTAATCTTCTATATCTGGATTGTCATCATCTTTTTCTTCAATTCTATACCAAACCCTTGGTATGATAAAAAGACTTTTATATTGAAAATAACTTTCTAAATATATTCTATTCCAAGACCTTGATTCTTCTTCGCCTTGACCATTTGATTCATGTAAAAAACCAGTTTTAAAACCTTTTAAAGCAGTTTTATCTCTTTTCCCATAAGGTACAGTTACAAAAAATTCAGGTTTATAATTTGTTTCTCTAAAAGGAGAAGAATCACTATATAACTGCCAATAAGAAACTTGTGTATATCCAAAATAAAATGTTTCTTCAAAACCAAAAAAGTTATGAGAAATAGGTTTTTTTAAACTCAATTGAAATTTTGTTTCATTTCTTTTTCTATCATTTCTTTTTTTTGTATCATAAGAAATAGGAAAAAAATAATTTTCTTTATAAGGATATAAGTTAAAAGAAGAAGCAAGCATTTGTTCTATAGTTGTCATTGTTTCTTGATCTTCTATTGTATTTACATTTTGGGCTAAAACTTTTACTTCTTCAGGCATTTCTTTTATTTTTATTTCTTCAAAACTATTTTTTTCTAAGGTTTTTTCCAAGTAAGTATTATTTGCAATTTCTTTATAGATTAGCATTGCTTCTTTATATTTGCCATCTTTTTCTAATTTAGAAGCTTCTTTCAGTAAACTGTTTTTATCATAAGATAAAAGAAAATTAAATAATAAAATCAATATAATAAATATCCTCATTTTACTTCCTAATTGTAAAAATAATATGATAAGATACACAAAAAAAGATTAAAAGTTTCAACTTCACTTATATAAAAAATGGTATAATCGCCCCAATATTAAAAAAAAGGTTATTTAATGCTTGTAGCACCTTCAATTCTATCAGCAGATTTTGGTAAGCTAAATGAAGAAATAAAAGCCATTTGTGATGGTGGTTGTGATTATGTACATGTTGATGTGATGGATGGACACTTTGTCCCTAATATGACACTTGGACCTGTTGTTGTTAATCCTGTTGCAAAAGTTGCAACTAAACCTTTAGATGTACATTTAATGGTTGAAAATAATACATTTTTTGTAGAACTGTTTGCTCCTTTAAAACCAGAGTTCATATCTTTTCATATAGAGAGTGAAACTCATCCACATAGACTTATTCAAAAAATTAAATCATATGGTATAAGACCTGCAATAGTTCTAAATCCACATACTCCACCTGAAGCAATAGAGTATTTAATTGAAGATTTAGATATGGTTTTATTAATGTCTGTAAACCCTGGATTTGGTGGTCAAAAATTTATATCAAGTGTTATTGAAAAAACAAAAAAACTTAAAGAAATGATAAATAGAAGAAACAAAGCCTGTTTAATTCAAGTTGATGGTGGAGTTAACGATAAAAATATTTATGAACTAAAAGAAGCTGGTGTTGATATGGTTGTTGCTGGTTCATATGTTTTTGGAAATGAAAATTACTCAAAAGCAATAAAGAGTCTACAGGTTTAATTTATGAAAATAAAAATTTGTGGAATAACAAATCTAGATGATGCACTTGCAGCAGCTGAAGCAGGAGCAGATGCTTTAGGTTTTGTTTTTTATGATAAGAGTCCAAGATACATTGAACCTTTTGAAGCTAGAAAAATTGTAGATGCCCTTCCTCCTTTTATTCAAACTGTAGGTTTATTTGTAAATGAAAATAGTGGTTATATTAATCAAGTTTGTACAAATGCAAAGATGCAATTAGCACAAGTAATTGATGATGATAGTTTTACTGATTTTGATGTTTTAAAATTTAAGTATATCAAAGTTATTCGAGCTAAAAGTGAAAAAGATATTATTGAAAATATCAATAATTATGTTTTAGTTGACGCCTTTGTTGAAGAGTTTGGAGGAGCTGGAAAAAGAGTTGCTTTAGAATGGTTTAATAAAGTAGATTGCTCGAAAATAGTTCTTGCTGGTGGTTTAAATCAAAATAATATTTCTGAAATAAAAGATTACTCTTTTTATGGTGTTGATGTAAGTTCAGGTGTTGAGGCTA harbors:
- a CDS encoding (2Fe-2S)-binding protein: MKNIIINSKQFDISNIPEDTPLLWAMRDYLNLTGTKFGCGVSMCGACTILLEGKAIRSCQTPLSEVIGKSVITIENKEDKEVNTLRKYWKEEDVAQCGYCQPGQIMNAAGLLKSNTKPTENQIIEAMNGNVCRCGTYNKIKTAIYNASKEI
- a CDS encoding xanthine dehydrogenase family protein molybdopterin-binding subunit, whose protein sequence is MGVNRREFIKGTTALGTAFIVGFHLQTKGMAAKLEKNDPLEPNAFIKIDKDNTITFILGQVEMGQGTYSTIAMCIADELDAHWENIIFEPAPVKEVYNMPGMGMMLTGGSYSIRNQQNRVRKVGATLRYMLKQAAAKKWQVRVYDIDTKDSYVINKRTKEKLTYGSLIEDIKNMKLPNDIALKKESEYTLIGKPMKRHPIEVEEKLTGKGIFGIDVRLPNMKYASLIFPKVYGAKIKSFDASQAEKLDGIVKIKQLPNNKIAVIANHWWQAKNARDLVKVQWDNGEFEKVSTANLIKEYKEYFDTDIPVMRKDGDTNNAFKTAHKIVEAEYSFPFLAHAPMEPLNCTISHTGDSAYMSVGGQLQTLYRGTAAKILGIEADSIEYYTNYLGGSFGRRSTPNSDFIIDAAFVSKDEGYPIMTLYSREDEIQSGGSYRPMTLANAKLSIDEKGNITALKTNLVNQSLTRGTPFEAFMLKDGVDALQREGLDDHPYTVASHDMKSFCPQSPVTVDWLRSVGHTVSAPIIENIMDEAAFAADIDPLDFRVKNIKNPRFIKLLKNVAKQSDWYNRKKGSGYGVAIAESFGSIVAFVIKVNVKDKDYKVEKVWGAVDCGFAFNPYNVENQMISAINFTIGLTKYSEITITSGKVDQSNFYDYIVSRQEDAPSLIDIDIINSEEKIGGIGEPGVPPMFAAIINALYDATGKRYTDFPIKIG
- a CDS encoding XdhC family protein translates to MFTNKEVLKFVNSSIEKKLDIVVTSVIKTLGSTYTKAGNLLVINSNGQFVGVLGSSYLHNKIFESSKEALKTKQIQIFKSIPQDESSGHGESEFLVQPFFYSEKYGALGIALKNFGKTLVRDIKDASYKILDEVQETKLEAGKFYQTIKAPYSVLIFGLAAHVIPMISMANLMGWKTTVVDLRIKKSYKNKADKFIELETLEDILKIDLDSYDASVILSHNPKTDDTYLKALLDSNISYIGMMGNKQNMKRITKLFNLEDDDRFYAPVGLDIGSNTSQAIALSICAQIEAKKNEKL
- a CDS encoding nucleotidyltransferase family protein is translated as MKNSNDLAVIILAAGMSKRLGSCKQLLNYEGKTLLKRAVKKALKLSDDVFVVLGYEKDKCEKELKAFNITTIFNENYEKGMGTSISCGIQHTQNFKNTMILLCDQPFIPLSHLKTLSKEIDNKSIITSLYSNNLKKSVPAIFPNIFYNSLLKLDGDFGAKYLLKDENTIDIKLEKEFTIDIDTKEDKKLFLK
- a CDS encoding phospholipase A: MRIFIILILLFNFLLSYDKNSLLKEASKLEKDGKYKEAMLIYKEIANNTYLEKTLEKNSFEEIKIKEMPEEVKVLAQNVNTIEDQETMTTIEQMLASSFNLYPYKENYFFPISYDTKKRNDRKRNETKFQLSLKKPISHNFFGFEETFYFGYTQVSYWQLYSDSSPFRETNYKPEFFVTVPYGKRDKTALKGFKTGFLHESNGQGEEESRSWNRIYLESYFQYKSLFIIPRVWYRIEEKDDDNPDIEDYLGYGDLTFMYPYKENNFKLMLRNNLKSKDNRGFVQFDWTFPFFGSKNTFGHIQISNGYGDSLIDYDKDITRINFGISLSR
- the rpe gene encoding ribulose-phosphate 3-epimerase, translated to MLVAPSILSADFGKLNEEIKAICDGGCDYVHVDVMDGHFVPNMTLGPVVVNPVAKVATKPLDVHLMVENNTFFVELFAPLKPEFISFHIESETHPHRLIQKIKSYGIRPAIVLNPHTPPEAIEYLIEDLDMVLLMSVNPGFGGQKFISSVIEKTKKLKEMINRRNKACLIQVDGGVNDKNIYELKEAGVDMVVAGSYVFGNENYSKAIKSLQV
- a CDS encoding phosphoribosylanthranilate isomerase, translated to MKIKICGITNLDDALAAAEAGADALGFVFYDKSPRYIEPFEARKIVDALPPFIQTVGLFVNENSGYINQVCTNAKMQLAQVIDDDSFTDFDVLKFKYIKVIRAKSEKDIIENINNYVLVDAFVEEFGGAGKRVALEWFNKVDCSKIVLAGGLNQNNISEIKDYSFYGVDVSSGVEASKGKKDKQKMVNFVKAVNDIQ